In Gracilibacillus salitolerans, the sequence GATTTAAAAAAACTCAAGCGGAATGATTCCACGATTGGGTAGGCCATAAATAATAAAATACCAATGAAACTTGGTAATAAAAATATATACCATGTAAACGTAGCTTTTCGTTTCTTACTTTTGATTGTTTCAACATTGTCGTTAATGGTTACCGTATTTTCCACGCCATTCTCATTAATTTGAGCCATCCCTTCCCCTCCTTTTAACAAATTATCGTTTTGTTAACGTTTACATTTGTTTGAACGAATTACTTTACCACCAATTATATGTAAACCATATCGATAAATCTTAGCTCTGATTGTTCGAATCCCATGATATATTTGTCTGTCCTTGCTTAGTAAAAATGGTTGATGAATGTGTTACTATTAGAATCTTTTTCATCTCGATTACGATATTCCGATGGTGTAATTTGATAATGCTTGCGGAATTTTCTACTAAAATGAGAAGCACTTTCAAATCCGGATTCTAATGCAATATCCAAAATCGACTTTTCTGGATGCATTTCCAGTAAGTACTTTGATCGTAATAACCGTCGTTGCATCATGTACTGCATCACTGTGATACCTGTAACATCCTTAAATATCCGAGACATATAATATTTACTAATATGCAATTGAGCTGATATTTCGTCTAATGTTAAAGGCTGGTGATAATGATAGTCGATCCATGTAATTACTTTATTGACATGCTTCATCTTGTGCGTGTTTCCTATGGGCATACTTGTCAGTTTAGATTTACTTAATTCATAGATAATAAATAACAGTTCAATAAATAAAGTAGTGATCTCCCCTTTCAGCATCCGCTTCTCAATCGACTGTTTCGCTGAATTTTTCAAGTTTAATTGCTTTATATATATCTTTTGATACAAAGATTGTATTTCCTCAAACTTCTGTAAATCAATATCACGTAATAATATATTGCCAAGTTCATCAAAAGGGGTTAATATTTCCGGAACATTTAATTGATTAATAATTGACCTCATCCATTCAGGAGAAAATTCG encodes:
- a CDS encoding AraC family transcriptional regulator, giving the protein MNKSIENLYLYYRNVDVNFRKSDFFVHSHDYFEIYMFHKGDCKYLINDHVIQLHENDIIVMNGSALHGPTPTEGQPYERTVIEFSPEWMRSIINQLNVPEILTPFDELGNILLRDIDLQKFEEIQSLYQKIYIKQLNLKNSAKQSIEKRMLKGEITTLFIELLFIIYELSKSKLTSMPIGNTHKMKHVNKVITWIDYHYHQPLTLDEISAQLHISKYYMSRIFKDVTGITVMQYMMQRRLLRSKYLLEMHPEKSILDIALESGFESASHFSRKFRKHYQITPSEYRNRDEKDSNSNTFINHFY